A genomic segment from Glycine max cultivar Williams 82 chromosome 1, Glycine_max_v4.0, whole genome shotgun sequence encodes:
- the LOC100776462 gene encoding zinc finger protein ZAT9 yields the protein MEKHKCKLCLRSFANGRALGGHMRSHMLNLPVPPKQSEFVPIQLSFEADSSPSQSSSSFYGLRENPKKSFRFADPEFAFAAADTGSVILQDRESETESSRNPTRTRSKRAWQLGGDGGGGGGGSGESEKKIMKVCKISKTNESASSVSDTTREEDVAFCLMMLSRDKWKEENINNLLYDHDQDDDEDEEDDEEDENNEDDDGYESEEKSLKKSNNKVRGRYKCETCEKVFRSYQALGGHRASHKKIKLNNNNNNNNNNEGELEVQHVVVEKKIHECPVCFRVFASGQALGGHKRTHVIGSSTAATTVSVRSSVATVSVRTASTTRVGDSLIDLNLPAPVDDDEEEEEDVSQFDDSAVSDAEFVKL from the coding sequence atggaGAAGCACAAGTGCAAGCTTTGCTTGCGGAGTTTCGCGAACGGAAGAGCGTTGGGAGGTCACATGCGGTCTCACATGCTGAACCTACCTGTTCCTCCGAAACAGAGCGAGTTCGTGCCGATTCAACTCAGCTTCGAGGCCGACTCATCTCCTTCGCAGTCTTCATCTTCCTTCTACGGTCTCAGAGAGAATCCGAAGAAGAGCTTTCGTTTCGCAGATCCTGAATTTGCGTTTGCAGCAGCAGACACGGGCTCGGTGATCCTGCAGGACAGGGAGAGCGAGACCGAGTCGTCGAGGAATCCGACTAGGACACGATCCAAGAGAGCGTGGCAACTCGGTGGCGACGGTGGTGGCGGTGGCGGCGGTTCAGGTGAATCAGAAAAAAAGATTATGAAAGTTTGTAAAATTAGTAAAACTAACGAATCTGCAAGTTCGGTTTCGGACACGACGAGGGAGGAAGACGTCGCATTCTGTCTCATGATGCTGTCTCGCGACAAGTGGAAGGAggaaaatattaacaatttattatatGATCATGATCAGGATGATGATGAAGACGAGGAGGACGATGAAGAAGACGAAAACAATGAGGACGATGACGGTTACGAATCGGAAGAGAAGTCTCTTAAGAAGAGCAACAACAAGGTGCGAGGGAGGTACAAATGCGAGACGTGTGAAAAGGTGTTTCGATCTTACCAGGCTCTCGGAGGACACCGCGCCAGTCACAAGAAGATCaagctcaacaacaacaacaacaacaacaacaacaacgaagGTGAACTCGAAGTTCAGCACGTTGTTGTGGAGAAGAAAATCCACGAATGTCCTGTTTGTTTCCGAGTATTCGCTTCCGGTCAGGCTCTGGGTGGACACAAGAGAACACATGTGATTGGTTCTTCAACTGCTGCAACAACCGTTTCTGTTAGAAGTTCTGTTGCAACGGTTTCGGTTAGAACAGCTTCTACTACTAGAGTTGGAGATAGTTTGATAGATCTCAATCTTCCTGCTCCAGtggatgatgatgaagaggaggaggaggatgtTAGTCAGTTCGACGACTCAGCTGTTTCGGATGCAGAGTTTGTTAAACTGTGA
- the LOC100793846 gene encoding zinc finger protein ZAT1 codes for MALILDQQSNFKHFCKICKKGFGCGRALGGHMRAHGIGDESGHMDDDDQASDWEDRLGGNVPPSNKRMYALRTNPNRLKSCRVCENCGKEFLSWKSFLEHGKCTSEDAESLVSCPGSDADDGGIGSGRRGCGWSKRKRSLRTKVGSFNYNCPSSEEEDLANCLMMLSNAIVDPLIAEPEESCASASKEEEQRRNPMNFIAPLSYKINNNNQHLVDNKAKGVAKGLFECKACKKVFNSHQALGGHRASHKKVKGCFAAKLDNLDDNIMEDDVITHEEFFPTKSNSTLQFDHGSSNPSLASSSKRKPKVHECSICHRSFSSGQALGGHKRCHWITSNAPDTSTLTRFQPFQEHLDQIPKFDTSSEPLDLKLDLNLPAPSNDLARRNVSSEFYLRPWVASKDAKDDNKNSQCQSLHNPNNNLDIDNDEDKNNNNSMQNMDNEGDSKIKLAKLSELKDMNTGGSSLPWLQVGIGSTATDVETDNC; via the coding sequence ATGGCTTTGATATTGGATCAACAATCAAACTTCAAGCACTTttgtaaaatttgcaaaaaaGGTTTTGGTTGTGGCAGAGCTTTGGGAGGACACATGAGGGCTCATGGCATAGGAGATGAAAGTGGTCACATGGATGATGATGACCAAGCAAGTGATTGGGAAGATAGGTTGGGTGGAAATGTGCCACCAAGCAACAAACGCATGTATGCCTTAAGAACAAACCCTAATAGACTAAAGAGCTGTAGGGTGTGTGAGAATTGTGGCAAAGAGTTCTTGTCATGGAAATCTTTCCTTGAACATGGAAAATGCACCTCTGAGGATGCCGAGTCCTTGGTCTCGTGTCCTGGATCCGATGCCGACGATGGCGGCATCGGCAGTGGCCGGAGAGGATGTGGCTGGTCCAAAAGGAAAAGGTCATTGAGAACTAAGGTTGGTAGCTTCAATTACAATTGCCCATCAAGCGAGGAAGAAGACCTTGCAAATTGTTTAATGATGTTATCCAATGCCATTGTAGATCCTCTTATAGCCGAGCCAGAAGAATCTTGTGCATCGGCTAGCAAAGAGGAGGAACAACGAAGAAATCCCATGAACTTCATTGCACCATTGTCATacaaaatcaacaacaacaaccagcACCTTGTTGATAACAAGGCCAAAGGGGTTGCCAAGGGCTTGTTTGAATGCAAAGCATGCAAGAAGGTTTTCAATTCCCACCAAGCATTGGGTGGCCATAGAGCAAGCCACAAAAAGGTCAAGGGTTGTTTTGCTGCAAAGCTAGACAACCTTGATGACAATATCATGGAGGATGATGTCATCACACATGAAGAGTTCTTCCcaacaaaatcaaactccaccctCCAATTTGACCATGGAAGCTCCAATCCCTCATTGGCCTCTTCCTCTAAGAGAAAACCCAAAGTGCATGAATGCTCCATTTGCCACAGGAGCTTCTCTTCAGGACAAGCATTAGGGGGACACAAAAGGTGCCATTGGATCACATCAAATGCTCCTGACACCTCCACATTAACAAGATTTCAACCATTTCAAGAGCACTTGGATCAAATACCCAAATTTGATACCTCTTCTGAGCCTCTTGATCTCAAATTAGACCTTAACCTTCCTGCACCATCCAATGACCTTGCAAGAAGGAATGTGTCTTCAGAATTTTACTTGCGGCCTTGGGTTGCATCAAAGGATGctaaagatgataacaaaaataGCCAGTGTCAAAGTCTCCACAACCCTAATAACAATCTTGATATTGACAATGATGAggacaaaaacaacaacaactcaATGCAAAACATGGACAATGAAGGTGATAGTAAGATCAAGTTGGCGAAACTGAGTGAGCTAAAGGACATGAACACTGGTGGCAGTTCTTTGCCATGGTTGCAGGTGGGAATCGGTTCAACTGCTACTGATGTGGAAACTGATAACTGCTGA
- the LOC106799827 gene encoding uncharacterized protein, protein MHFIDNLFDHCDVQAIIRVPILDVSRDDIRIWAHTSGGMYQVRSAYKLILKKFTNYDMLRVNGDWRLIWDLDIPPREKGWGVVRDHDIWCYATIVGCMDWMEAEAWVLLTTMEFAISLGLQQGDFEINCKTVVDKIIKVPLINLSLV, encoded by the exons AtgcattttattgataatttgttTGACCATTGTGACGTGCAAGCTATCATTCGCGTTCCTATTCTAGATGTATCGAGAGATGATATTCGGATTTGGGCTCATACTAGTGGAGGTATGTATCAAGTGAGAAGTGCATATAAATTGATCCTGAAAAAGTTCACCAACTATGACATGTTGAGAGTGAATGGAGATTGGCGGCTTATTTGGGATTTGGATATTCCTCCAAGAGAGAAG GGGTGGGGTGTTGTGAGAGATCACGATATATGGTGCTATGCTACTATTGTTGGCTGCATGGATTGGATGGAAGCTGAGGCTTGGGTGTTGCTTACAACTATGGAGTTTGCCATCTCCCTTGGTTTGCAACAAGGGGATTTCGAAATTAACTGTAAGACTGTGGTGgataaaattatcaaagttcCGTTGATCAATCTGAGTTTGGTGTAG